GCTAGTGCGTAATTTTCATTTGCATTTATTGTACGTTTCCGGGATCTTTTACGATTTACCCGAAATTATCGACATGCAACCGAGACACCCGACCAATCCCGTCGAATCCATAAACATCCCCGATGTTTACGCTTGTATTGTAATGATTTAGTTCAAATCTGTCAACAATAATTTCATGATTAATAATACTAAGATGCTTTTGGAATATTATTATTTGTATTGTTGTTGTTATTATCATCAAAAGAATTGTAATACAAAGCTGTTCCAATTTTATCAAGAGCTAGTCTTATGGCATAATTTAAAGGATATCGTTTAGTTCCAAGTACAGGATCCAGTTCCATGAGTTTTAAATAAACCTTATTGATATAGATAAGTTCATTTTTATCAATTTCACCAACTAATACCCTGTTGAAAAAATCTGCTTTCTCAGTTTTTAGTAGCTTACATGAGATCACTCTAGGATTACCAAATTTATCATCAGAAAATGAGAATCCAAAAAGTCTGCATATCAAACCTCTATAAGGATAAGCAGAGCATCTTTTATTCATTAAATCATGAAGTATACATTCTCCACTAATATTTTGATCTAAAAGGGAATAAAAATATTCTTCTTGATGAGTTTCATAAACGTATTTAGCAAAAGGTAAGAATTCCAATACTGAAGCTTCAATATCTGTTTTTGTGCAACAGTTTGAACATCCAGTTGGACAGGAAAGATTGTATTGTGTAAGCATAGAGCTAAACTCACTTGAAAGCTCCTTGTAGAGCTGTTCCACTTCGGAAGCAAGCATTAGAGAATGTAAACCCTCTTTACTCATTTTATTACTCACGTAAATTAAACAATAGAAAAAATATAGTTGTATCAATGAACGAATTTTAGTGGTGAGAATTTATGTTTAAAATATATGAAATACTACTTGATTTTTACCTATTTTCGATAAAAAAATTATGAATTTACAAATAGGTTTGAATTTGTTATATTTTGTTCAATCTTAAAGGAGTTTGAATGTCCTCGTCTGATTCATATGTTAAAATGGTTGGTATTACAAAAAAATTTGGACCAGTGATTGCGAATAAAGATGTATCTTTCAAAGTTAAAAAG
The sequence above is drawn from the Candidatus Delongbacteria bacterium genome and encodes:
- a CDS encoding YkgJ family cysteine cluster protein produces the protein MSKEGLHSLMLASEVEQLYKELSSEFSSMLTQYNLSCPTGCSNCCTKTDIEASVLEFLPFAKYVYETHQEEYFYSLLDQNISGECILHDLMNKRCSAYPYRGLICRLFGFSFSDDKFGNPRVISCKLLKTEKADFFNRVLVGEIDKNELIYINKVYLKLMELDPVLGTKRYPLNYAIRLALDKIGTALYYNSFDDNNNNNTNNNIPKAS